ATCCACCGGACCTACCGGCACGGAGCGATCCGCCACATGGCCACTGACGCACGCCTGAAAGAGCAACTACCCGACCTCACCGAGCGAATCGTCGACACCTTTACCCAGGTGGGAACGATCAATCACTTGGGGCACTGCCCGTTGCCCAATTACGACGTGATCATTCAGGTAATCGAAGACCTGCAAGAGATCATCTATCCGGGCTACCGTCGGCAAGAAGGGCTGCATCAAGGGAACGTCGGCTATTACATCGGGGCGCTCGTCGATCGGTTGCATGATCGGCTGACCACTCAGATCGGGCGTGCGTTGCGCCACGAAGCTCGGGCTCCTTGCGAAGGAGAGCACGACGTCGACTTCGAGGCCCTCGGCCAGGCGAAGACCGTCGAGTTCTTAAAACAGCTTCCCGAACAGCGACGACTACTGGCTTTGGACGTGCAAGCCGCCTACGACGGCGACCCGGCCGTGAAGACGCCGGATGAAGTGATTTTTTGCTATCCGGGTCTGGTGGCCATCACCGTCTATCGCCTGGCTCACGTGCTTCATTCGCTCGACGTGCCGCTCATCCCGCGCATGATGACCGAATGGGCCCATGGCCGGACGGGGATCGATATTCATCCCGGGGCGACCATCGGACGGCACTTCTTCATCGACCATGGCACCGGTGTCGTGATCGGCGAGACGTGCGAAATCGGCGATCACGTAAAGCTCTATCAAGGCGTGACGCTGGGCGCGCTCAGTTTCCCCGTCGACGGCGAAGGGCATATCGTCCGCGGCAACAAGCGCCATCCGACGATCGAGGATCGCGTAATTATCTACGCCAACGCCACGGTGCTAGGGGGCGAAACCGTGATCGGCGCCGATTCTGTGATTGGCTCGAGCGTGTGGCTGACGCGTAGCATTCCGCCGCGCACGACCGTCGTACTGGAAAAACCCCGCCTGCGGATGCGCGGAGAGCAGGTAGAAGACCTGGCCGAGCTGAACTACCAGATCTAAG
This window of the Pirellulales bacterium genome carries:
- a CDS encoding serine acetyltransferase, which translates into the protein MATDARLKEQLPDLTERIVDTFTQVGTINHLGHCPLPNYDVIIQVIEDLQEIIYPGYRRQEGLHQGNVGYYIGALVDRLHDRLTTQIGRALRHEARAPCEGEHDVDFEALGQAKTVEFLKQLPEQRRLLALDVQAAYDGDPAVKTPDEVIFCYPGLVAITVYRLAHVLHSLDVPLIPRMMTEWAHGRTGIDIHPGATIGRHFFIDHGTGVVIGETCEIGDHVKLYQGVTLGALSFPVDGEGHIVRGNKRHPTIEDRVIIYANATVLGGETVIGADSVIGSSVWLTRSIPPRTTVVLEKPRLRMRGEQVEDLAELNYQI